Proteins encoded together in one Deinococcus ruber window:
- a CDS encoding S10 family peptidase codes for MSSDFPASPDTPSSNDPAKDSAKEGVNASEPTDQVSVTHHRLTVNGQELRYTATAGTIVLRDESEKDGVSEGAKPRAQVFFVAYALDTDDSQARPITFSFNGGPGSSSVWLHLGLLGPRRVVMGDAGALTGPPYALTDNEFTLLQGSDLVFIDPVSTGYSRASEGQKPADYHGFGRDVQVVGDFIRLYTTRAQRWLSPKFLIGESYGTTRAAALSGYLQERHGLFLNGIALVSSILDFATVDFTPGHDLTYPLHFPSYAAVAWYHGQLPGQPLADVLKEAEAFADGEYSRALHLGSRLPDAERQSVAATYARLTGLSADFVLLHDLRVPLSHFRKELLKAQGRTVGRLDGRFTGLDRSQASDSPDFDPSMNAIVGPYTAAVNHLLRAELGFQSDLPYEVLTSRVQPWSYKEFENRHVRVSDTLRAAMHGNPHLKVYVASGYFDFATPYHATRHTLDHLGLDASLRGNIREYFYEAGHMMYVHLPSLEQQQRDLKSFVEWAKG; via the coding sequence ATGAGCAGCGATTTTCCGGCCTCGCCCGACACGCCTTCCAGCAACGACCCCGCCAAGGACTCTGCAAAAGAAGGCGTGAACGCCAGCGAGCCGACAGATCAGGTGAGCGTGACCCACCACCGCCTGACAGTGAACGGGCAGGAACTGCGCTACACCGCCACCGCCGGAACCATCGTGCTGCGCGACGAAAGCGAGAAAGACGGCGTTTCCGAGGGTGCCAAGCCCAGAGCGCAGGTCTTCTTCGTGGCGTATGCACTCGACACCGACGATTCGCAGGCCCGCCCGATCACCTTCAGTTTTAACGGCGGCCCCGGCAGCAGCAGCGTATGGCTGCACCTGGGGCTGCTGGGGCCGCGCCGAGTGGTGATGGGCGACGCGGGCGCACTGACCGGGCCGCCCTACGCGCTCACCGACAACGAATTCACGCTGCTGCAAGGCAGCGATCTGGTGTTCATCGACCCGGTCAGCACCGGGTACTCGCGGGCCAGCGAGGGCCAGAAACCCGCCGACTATCACGGCTTCGGGCGCGACGTGCAGGTGGTGGGCGACTTCATCCGGCTGTACACCACGCGGGCGCAGCGCTGGCTGTCTCCCAAATTTCTGATCGGTGAAAGTTACGGCACCACGCGGGCGGCGGCCCTCAGCGGCTACCTTCAGGAGCGGCACGGCCTGTTCCTGAACGGCATCGCGCTGGTCAGCAGCATTCTCGATTTCGCCACCGTCGATTTCACGCCGGGGCACGACCTGACATATCCGCTGCACTTTCCGAGTTATGCGGCGGTGGCGTGGTATCACGGGCAACTGCCGGGCCAGCCGCTTGCCGACGTGCTGAAGGAAGCCGAGGCCTTTGCCGACGGCGAGTACAGCCGCGCCCTGCATCTGGGAAGTCGCCTGCCCGACGCCGAGCGGCAGAGCGTGGCCGCCACCTACGCCCGCCTGACGGGTCTGAGCGCCGACTTCGTGCTGCTGCACGACCTGAGGGTGCCGCTGAGCCACTTCCGCAAGGAACTGCTGAAAGCGCAGGGCCGCACGGTGGGCCGCCTCGACGGACGCTTTACCGGCCTCGACCGCTCGCAGGCCAGCGACAGCCCGGATTTCGACCCCAGCATGAACGCCATCGTGGGGCCGTATACCGCCGCCGTCAATCATCTGCTGCGGGCCGAACTGGGCTTTCAGTCTGACCTGCCGTATGAAGTCCTGACCTCGCGGGTGCAGCCCTGGAGCTACAAGGAATTCGAGAACCGCCACGTGCGCGTTTCCGACACGCTGCGGGCCGCCATGCACGGCAATCCGCACCTGAAGGTGTATGTGGCGTCGGGCTATTTCGATTTCGCCACGCCGTACCACGCCACCCGCCACACCCTCGACCATCTGGGCCTGGATGCGTCGCTGCGCGGGAATATCCGCGAGTATTTCTACGAGGCGGGCCACATGATGTACGTGCATCTGCCGAGCCTGGAGCAGCAGCAGCGCGACCTGAAGAGCTTTGTGGAGTGGGCGAAGGGGTAA
- the ispH gene encoding 4-hydroxy-3-methylbut-2-enyl diphosphate reductase, which translates to MIERVVLAKPRGFCAGVVMAIEAVERAARSEAKPVTVYHSIVHNHTVVERLSEDYGVHFVEDLNAVDSLPQGGETVVFSAHGVSPAVRLRARELGLNTIDATCPLVTKVHTEARKYAREGYTILLIGDSAKHQEVLGTSGEAPAETILVGVLGKSGPGLHDPHTVEVPDPSRVVVLTQTTLSVDDTRRTVEILKSRFPALVIPPSEDLCYATKNRQDEVKRIAQEVDAFLVLTSTHSSNGMRLLELAQAECGQAYRLETGADLDALDLSGVRSVGITSAASTPDDLVQDVVARLRQRNPELILSEEGEWENIEFRQPKKVGPTDALLRVQQ; encoded by the coding sequence ATGATCGAGCGTGTCGTCCTTGCCAAACCCAGAGGCTTCTGCGCGGGCGTCGTGATGGCGATTGAAGCTGTCGAACGTGCCGCCCGCAGCGAAGCCAAACCCGTGACGGTGTATCACAGCATCGTGCATAACCACACCGTCGTCGAGCGGCTCTCGGAGGATTACGGCGTGCATTTCGTGGAAGACCTGAACGCGGTGGACTCGCTGCCACAGGGCGGCGAAACCGTGGTCTTCAGCGCACACGGCGTCAGTCCGGCGGTGCGGTTGCGGGCGCGGGAACTGGGCCTGAACACCATCGACGCCACCTGCCCCCTGGTCACGAAGGTGCATACCGAGGCCCGCAAGTACGCCCGCGAGGGCTACACCATTTTGCTCATCGGAGACAGCGCGAAGCATCAGGAAGTGCTGGGCACGAGCGGCGAAGCCCCCGCCGAGACGATTCTGGTGGGTGTGCTGGGCAAGAGTGGGCCGGGGCTGCACGACCCGCATACGGTGGAGGTGCCCGATCCTTCCCGCGTGGTGGTGCTGACCCAGACGACCCTGAGTGTGGACGACACCCGGCGCACCGTCGAGATTCTGAAATCGCGCTTTCCGGCGCTGGTGATTCCGCCCTCGGAAGACCTGTGCTACGCCACCAAGAACCGCCAGGACGAGGTGAAACGCATCGCGCAGGAGGTGGACGCCTTTCTGGTGCTGACCAGCACGCATAGCAGCAACGGAATGCGGCTGCTGGAACTGGCACAGGCCGAATGCGGGCAGGCGTACCGACTGGAAACCGGAGCCGACCTCGACGCCCTCGACCTGAGCGGCGTGCGCTCGGTGGGCATTACCAGCGCCGCCAGCACGCCCGACGATCTGGTGCAGGACGTGGTGGCAAGACTGCGCCAGCGCAACCCCGAGCTGATTCTCAGCGAGGAAGGCGAGTGGGAGAACATCGAATTCCGGCAGCCGAAGAAAGTGGGGCCGACCGACGCGCTGCTGAGGGTGCAGCAGTAA
- a CDS encoding SDR family NAD(P)-dependent oxidoreductase yields MNSVVVTGVSSGIGYGTVSVLLERGVQVFGSVRRQADAERLQADFGERFTPLLFDVTDEAAVARAAAQVSAALAGRTLSGLVNNAGVAVPAPLYNQPAADFRQQLDINLTGPLLVTQAFLPLLGMNRKLQGPPGRIVNVSSIGAKLSPPFLGAYAASKAGLEALSDSLRRELLPFGIDVLVVAPGSVATPIWDKAEQGQASWANDPVYQRPIQTFAASMVKDGRAGYTPEQIGESIWRALSRPRPTLRAAPGPETPLTRLMTALLPKRALDAVIGRTLGLKRAKS; encoded by the coding sequence ATGAATTCAGTTGTGGTGACGGGCGTTTCGAGCGGCATCGGCTACGGAACGGTGAGCGTGCTGCTGGAACGCGGCGTGCAGGTCTTCGGCAGCGTTCGCAGACAGGCCGATGCCGAGCGCCTGCAAGCAGACTTCGGAGAGCGCTTCACGCCGCTGCTCTTCGATGTGACCGATGAAGCGGCGGTGGCGCGGGCAGCAGCCCAGGTGAGTGCCGCGCTGGCAGGGCGCACCCTGAGCGGGCTGGTGAACAATGCAGGTGTGGCGGTTCCGGCACCGCTGTACAACCAGCCTGCCGCCGACTTCCGGCAACAGCTCGATATCAATCTGACCGGGCCGCTGCTCGTGACACAGGCGTTTCTGCCGCTGCTGGGCATGAACCGGAAGCTCCAGGGGCCGCCCGGAAGAATCGTGAACGTCAGTTCCATCGGAGCGAAGCTGTCGCCACCGTTTCTGGGTGCCTACGCCGCCAGTAAAGCGGGGCTGGAAGCGCTGTCGGACAGCCTGCGCCGCGAACTGCTGCCATTCGGAATCGACGTGCTGGTGGTGGCTCCTGGGTCGGTGGCGACGCCCATCTGGGACAAGGCCGAGCAGGGGCAGGCGAGCTGGGCGAACGACCCGGTCTATCAGCGCCCGATTCAGACATTTGCCGCCAGCATGGTGAAAGACGGGCGAGCCGGATACACCCCCGAGCAGATCGGTGAGAGCATCTGGCGAGCGCTGAGCCGACCCCGACCCACCCTCCGCGCTGCACCGGGGCCGGAAACCCCTCTGACGAGGCTCATGACGGCTCTGCTGCCAAAACGGGCGCTGGACGCGGTGATCGGGCGCACGCTGGGGCTGAAACGGGCAAAAAGCTGA
- a CDS encoding TetR/AcrR family transcriptional regulator, translated as MPYPAKTSAEQILAAAVDLLERSGIAGLTLRALAADLKLTPNALYRYYDSRDTLLAAVAVQGARLLLEDIRAALSQPGNSLTHLAQRYLAFAHTRPALYDLYMTCDTLNAEQRAVYDQLWELVVGQLQPLAGGYSPDLTMTLWSYLHGLVGLERSGVYDSPGSPKPPQNLAFGLGLLLAGLEKLNPTS; from the coding sequence ATGCCCTATCCGGCCAAAACCAGTGCAGAACAGATTCTGGCTGCCGCCGTAGACCTGCTGGAACGCAGCGGCATCGCTGGCCTGACGCTGCGGGCGCTGGCCGCCGATCTCAAGCTCACGCCCAACGCGCTGTACCGCTATTACGACAGCCGCGACACCCTGCTGGCAGCGGTGGCGGTACAGGGGGCGCGGCTGCTGCTGGAAGACATCCGGGCGGCGCTGAGCCAACCCGGCAACAGCCTGACGCATCTGGCCCAGCGCTACCTGGCGTTTGCCCACACCCGGCCCGCGCTGTACGACCTGTACATGACCTGCGACACGCTGAATGCCGAGCAGCGAGCCGTCTACGATCAGCTGTGGGAACTGGTGGTGGGCCAGCTCCAGCCGCTTGCCGGGGGGTACAGTCCCGACCTCACCATGACGCTCTGGAGTTATCTGCATGGCCTGGTCGGGCTGGAACGATCCGGCGTCTACGACTCGCCCGGCAGCCCCAAACCGCCGCAGAATCTGGCCTTCGGACTGGGGCTGCTGCTGGCAGGTCTGGAAAAGCTCAACCCCACTTCCTAA
- a CDS encoding acyl-CoA dehydrogenase family protein encodes MTTTLAAPGLSFGLSDDQRLIVQHVRDYAQTEIASRSAAYDRSGDFPHEQIRGLAALGLMGACVPERWGGAGLDSVTYALCLEEIAAADASVAVIVSVQNGLPEQMILNHGSDEQRQTYLRPLATGERLGAFCLTEAASGSDAASLKLRATRDGDDYVLNGSKAWITSGGQADTYLVMARTGGEGARGVSCFIVEKGWEGLSFGKPEEKMGLHAAHTTTVSFDDVRVPAGNLLGGEGQGLSIALSSLDAGRIGIAMQAIGIARAAFEHAARYALTREQFGRPLSQNQGVSFKIADMAAHIEAARLLALKAAWLKDQGQPYSREASIAKLLASDTAVNVTRDAIQVFGGNGYSRDYPVERLYRDAKVTEIYEGTSEIQRIVIARSVFQEFGE; translated from the coding sequence ATGACCACCACCCTCGCGGCTCCCGGCCTCAGTTTCGGCCTGTCCGACGATCAGCGTCTTATCGTGCAGCACGTGCGCGACTACGCCCAGACTGAGATCGCGTCCAGAAGTGCCGCCTACGACCGCAGCGGCGACTTTCCACACGAACAGATACGCGGGCTGGCGGCCCTGGGCCTGATGGGGGCGTGTGTGCCGGAACGCTGGGGCGGCGCGGGCCTGGACAGCGTGACCTACGCGCTGTGCCTGGAGGAAATCGCCGCCGCCGATGCCAGTGTGGCCGTGATCGTGAGCGTGCAGAACGGCCTGCCCGAACAGATGATTCTGAACCACGGCAGCGATGAGCAGCGCCAGACGTATCTGCGTCCACTGGCAACGGGCGAGCGGCTGGGGGCCTTCTGCCTGACCGAAGCGGCGTCGGGGTCGGATGCGGCCAGCCTGAAGCTCCGGGCCACGCGGGACGGCGACGATTACGTGCTGAACGGCAGCAAAGCCTGGATCACCTCGGGCGGGCAGGCCGATACCTACCTCGTGATGGCCCGCACCGGGGGAGAGGGTGCACGCGGCGTGAGTTGTTTTATCGTCGAGAAAGGCTGGGAGGGACTGAGTTTTGGCAAGCCCGAGGAAAAAATGGGCCTGCATGCCGCGCACACCACCACCGTGAGTTTCGACGATGTGCGCGTGCCCGCTGGCAACCTGCTCGGTGGTGAAGGGCAGGGCCTGAGCATCGCGCTGTCCAGCCTGGATGCCGGGCGCATCGGCATTGCGATGCAGGCCATCGGCATTGCCCGCGCCGCCTTCGAGCACGCCGCCCGCTACGCCCTGACCCGCGAGCAGTTCGGGCGGCCTCTGTCTCAGAATCAGGGCGTCAGCTTCAAGATTGCCGACATGGCCGCCCACATCGAAGCGGCGCGGCTGCTGGCGCTCAAGGCCGCGTGGCTCAAGGATCAGGGCCAGCCGTACAGCCGCGAAGCCAGTATCGCCAAGCTGCTGGCCTCCGATACGGCGGTGAACGTCACCCGCGACGCCATTCAGGTCTTCGGCGGCAACGGCTACAGCCGCGACTACCCGGTGGAACGCCTGTACCGCGACGCCAAAGTGACTGAAATCTACGAGGGCACCAGTGAAATCCAGCGCATCGTGATCGCCCGCTCGGTGTTTCAGGAATTCGGGGAGTGA
- a CDS encoding bifunctional metallophosphatase/5'-nucleotidase — protein MKNPLMLVTLALGLSACNMMGSGPVNVTVLGLNDFHGNLVPTGFSGVKVPAPTAANPAATANLAAGGAEIIGGYVNSVRSANPDTLLVGGGDLIGASPVISSLLRDEPSIIALSKMGMSVSALGNHEFDQGLKELMRMQNGGCDSNAPQLACKFDPAYAGASFQYLGANVVDKTSGKPVFPPYKILTTASGVRIAFVGAVTKSTPTIVSPSGVSTLNFLDEADSINKYVPEIKAQGVDAIFVVIHEGGTAKDLYNTAGCTSLTGNIIDIAKRVDPAVNAIISGHTHQGYNCLVPDPAGNNRIVIQGDFYGHLLQRLDLQVDKANHKVLAIKAQNVVMDASTATTIAKDPTETAIVTKAKGLTDAVKGTVIGKIAVPQILRAENEAGESALGDVIADSQLAATKGPDSGAAVIALMNAGGVRADLPDSTNIKPDNSITYGDAFTVQPFGNVLETVTLTGAQLKAVLEQQFDNPAAGQRRMLKVSVGFKYTWTDSAPAGSKVSDLTLNGTPIDPAAKYRVTVNNFLADGGDGFTVFKDGTDRLLQPNLSDVDAFQAFLKANAPVAAPTLDRITKK, from the coding sequence ATGAAAAACCCCCTGATGCTGGTTACGCTCGCGCTCGGCCTTTCTGCCTGCAACATGATGGGCAGTGGCCCGGTCAATGTCACCGTGCTCGGTCTGAACGACTTCCACGGCAATCTGGTGCCCACCGGCTTCTCGGGCGTCAAGGTTCCGGCTCCCACCGCTGCCAACCCGGCAGCCACCGCCAACCTCGCGGCGGGCGGCGCTGAAATCATTGGCGGCTACGTGAACAGCGTTCGCAGCGCCAACCCCGACACGCTGCTGGTAGGCGGCGGCGACCTGATCGGAGCCAGCCCGGTGATCAGCAGCCTGCTGCGCGACGAACCCAGCATCATCGCGCTGTCGAAGATGGGCATGTCGGTCAGTGCGCTGGGCAACCACGAGTTCGACCAGGGCCTCAAAGAACTGATGCGGATGCAGAACGGCGGCTGTGACAGCAATGCGCCGCAGCTCGCCTGTAAGTTCGACCCGGCCTACGCGGGCGCAAGCTTCCAGTATCTCGGGGCCAACGTCGTCGATAAGACCAGCGGCAAGCCGGTCTTCCCGCCCTACAAGATCCTGACCACCGCCAGCGGCGTGCGGATCGCCTTCGTCGGAGCCGTCACCAAGTCCACCCCCACCATCGTCAGCCCCAGCGGTGTCTCGACTCTCAACTTCCTTGATGAGGCCGACAGCATCAACAAGTACGTGCCCGAGATCAAGGCGCAGGGCGTGGACGCGATCTTCGTGGTCATTCACGAGGGCGGCACCGCCAAAGACCTGTACAACACGGCGGGCTGCACCAGCCTGACCGGCAACATCATCGATATCGCCAAGCGCGTCGATCCTGCCGTCAACGCCATCATCAGCGGGCACACCCACCAGGGTTACAACTGCCTGGTGCCCGACCCCGCCGGAAACAACCGCATCGTGATTCAGGGCGATTTCTACGGCCACCTGCTCCAGCGCCTCGATCTTCAGGTCGACAAGGCCAACCACAAGGTTCTTGCGATCAAGGCTCAGAACGTGGTCATGGACGCCAGCACCGCCACCACCATCGCCAAGGACCCCACCGAGACGGCCATCGTGACCAAGGCCAAGGGCCTGACCGACGCCGTGAAGGGTACTGTGATCGGCAAGATCGCGGTTCCCCAGATTCTGCGGGCCGAGAACGAGGCGGGCGAAAGTGCGCTGGGCGACGTGATCGCCGATTCGCAGCTCGCCGCCACCAAGGGACCGGACAGCGGCGCTGCCGTCATCGCGCTGATGAATGCGGGCGGTGTCCGTGCCGACCTGCCCGACTCGACCAACATCAAGCCCGACAACAGCATTACCTACGGCGACGCCTTCACGGTGCAGCCATTCGGGAACGTACTGGAGACGGTGACGCTGACCGGCGCTCAGCTCAAGGCCGTGCTGGAACAGCAGTTCGACAACCCTGCCGCCGGACAGCGGCGCATGCTGAAGGTCAGCGTGGGCTTCAAGTACACCTGGACCGACAGCGCTCCGGCAGGCAGCAAAGTCAGTGACCTGACGCTGAACGGCACGCCCATTGACCCCGCCGCCAAGTACCGCGTGACGGTCAATAACTTCCTGGCCGACGGCGGCGACGGCTTCACGGTCTTCAAGGACGGCACCGACCGCCTGTTGCAGCCCAACCTGAGCGACGTAGACGCCTTCCAGGCGTTTCTGAAGGCCAACGCCCCGGTTGCCGCGCCCACGCTCGACCGCATCACCAAGAAGTAA
- a CDS encoding acyl-CoA dehydrogenase family protein gives MIDFSLTDEQKQLQQLARDFARREIMPIASEYDQKEELPWQVIEKAHEVGLLNASVPEHAGGLGLGMFDECLIGEELAYGCMGIYTVLMASELGITPILVGGSEEQQKRFLGPLVEKPALAAFALSEPNNGSDAAAMHTTAVLDGDEWVINGTKMWISNGGKAEITVVFATTDRQGGHRASVAIVVEGMPAGMSANKIKHKMGQRASHTAELVFENVRVPKENALGGLGDGFKIAMKTLDKTRIPVAAGSVGVARRALDESVKYAQQREAFGKPISSFQALQFKMAEMQIGIETGRMMTWKAAWLVDQGQAHGVESSIAKAYASEMAFDAANEAIQIHGGYGYVGEYPVEKLLRDVKLNQIYEGTNEIQRVVIARSLLK, from the coding sequence ATGATCGATTTTTCTCTGACCGACGAGCAAAAGCAGCTTCAACAACTGGCACGCGATTTCGCCCGCCGCGAGATCATGCCGATTGCCAGCGAGTACGACCAGAAAGAAGAGCTGCCCTGGCAGGTGATCGAAAAGGCGCATGAGGTCGGGCTGCTGAATGCCTCGGTGCCGGAACACGCGGGCGGCCTGGGCCTGGGCATGTTCGACGAATGCCTGATCGGAGAAGAGCTGGCCTACGGCTGCATGGGCATTTACACCGTGCTGATGGCCTCCGAACTGGGCATCACGCCGATTCTGGTGGGCGGCAGCGAGGAGCAGCAGAAGCGCTTCCTGGGGCCACTGGTCGAAAAGCCTGCGCTGGCGGCGTTCGCGCTCTCGGAACCCAACAACGGTTCGGACGCTGCCGCCATGCACACCACTGCCGTGCTCGACGGTGACGAGTGGGTCATCAACGGCACCAAGATGTGGATTTCCAACGGGGGCAAGGCCGAGATTACCGTGGTGTTCGCCACCACCGACCGGCAGGGTGGGCACCGTGCGAGTGTCGCCATCGTGGTCGAGGGCATGCCAGCGGGCATGAGCGCCAACAAGATCAAGCACAAGATGGGCCAGCGGGCGAGCCACACCGCCGAACTGGTGTTCGAGAACGTGCGTGTGCCGAAAGAAAATGCGCTGGGCGGCCTGGGCGACGGCTTCAAGATCGCCATGAAGACGCTCGACAAGACCCGGATTCCGGTGGCGGCCGGCAGCGTGGGCGTGGCGCGGCGGGCGCTGGACGAGAGCGTGAAGTACGCCCAGCAGCGCGAAGCGTTCGGTAAGCCGATCAGCAGCTTTCAGGCGCTGCAATTCAAGATGGCTGAAATGCAGATCGGCATCGAGACGGGCCGCATGATGACGTGGAAGGCGGCGTGGCTGGTCGATCAGGGGCAGGCACACGGCGTCGAGAGCAGCATTGCCAAAGCGTATGCCTCGGAAATGGCCTTCGACGCCGCCAACGAGGCGATTCAGATTCACGGCGGGTACGGCTATGTGGGCGAATACCCGGTGGAAAAACTGCTGCGCGACGTGAAACTCAATCAGATTTACGAGGGAACCAACGAGATTCAGCGCGTGGTGATTGCCCGTAGCCTGCTGAAATAG
- a CDS encoding electron transfer flavoprotein subunit beta/FixA family protein, giving the protein MKILTLVRQVPDAEARVKVTGTSVDLDGTTLVIDGMDEYGVEEALRLREAGAATEVVALAIGPKRSEDALRTALAMGADRAVHVETDERLDAVALSKVVAQIAQTEGASLILVGGQEADWDSQALGAATAERLGWPQLTWTNELKVEGDTVTGRHDVDEGNESFSAPLPAVVTTQQGLNEPRYPTLPNIMKAKKKELRKDSLDQYGVQASVRYVNAEIQSRARMNRMIDGKDAQAAAAELLNLLRNEAKVLA; this is encoded by the coding sequence ATGAAAATATTGACTCTGGTTCGGCAGGTGCCGGACGCCGAGGCCCGCGTGAAGGTGACGGGCACGTCGGTCGATCTGGACGGCACCACGCTGGTCATTGACGGCATGGATGAATACGGTGTGGAAGAGGCGCTGCGGCTGCGCGAGGCGGGTGCGGCAACCGAGGTGGTCGCGCTGGCAATCGGCCCCAAGCGCAGCGAGGACGCCCTGCGAACCGCGCTGGCGATGGGTGCAGACCGCGCCGTTCACGTCGAAACCGATGAGCGGCTGGACGCGGTGGCGCTGAGTAAAGTGGTGGCCCAGATCGCTCAGACCGAGGGCGCGTCGCTGATTCTGGTGGGTGGGCAGGAAGCCGACTGGGACTCGCAGGCGCTGGGGGCGGCCACCGCCGAGCGTCTCGGCTGGCCGCAGCTGACCTGGACGAACGAACTGAAGGTCGAGGGCGACACCGTGACCGGGCGGCACGACGTAGACGAGGGCAACGAGAGCTTTTCGGCCCCGCTGCCTGCCGTCGTGACCACCCAGCAGGGCCTGAACGAGCCGCGCTATCCGACGCTGCCCAACATCATGAAGGCCAAGAAGAAGGAACTCCGCAAGGATTCGCTCGACCAGTACGGCGTGCAGGCCAGCGTGCGGTATGTGAACGCCGAGATTCAGAGCCGCGCCCGCATGAACCGCATGATCGACGGCAAGGATGCCCAGGCTGCCGCCGCCGAACTGCTGAACCTGCTGAGAAACGAAGCGAAGGTGCTGGCATGA
- a CDS encoding electron transfer flavoprotein subunit alpha/FixB family protein, whose translation MILIVAEHAGGKLAKSTLEMVSAARGSGREGPVTLLVLGQDVAGVANEAAKYADQVLVGDSAAVAQYSPEVWAAAAAQIAQEGEASTVIIGGSRSGREYAPRVAVKLDAPYLEDAISLKADGDTLSAQRYTYLARVTETVQASGPVIVVTAKPGSFAPAEALSAAGEQYDIDLEVPAPRVTITGKTVEKTSRVALSEADVIVTGGRGVGNPENFGKYVEGLADSIGAGVGATRAVVDAGWRPYAEQVGQTGKTVQPKAYIALGVSGAVQHLSGMGKSKFIVAINKDAEAPIFKVADYGIVGDVNEIVPALIAASKG comes from the coding sequence ATGATTCTGATCGTTGCAGAGCACGCGGGCGGCAAGCTCGCCAAATCGACGCTGGAAATGGTGAGCGCGGCGCGGGGCAGTGGGCGGGAAGGCCCGGTCACGCTGCTGGTGCTGGGGCAGGATGTGGCAGGCGTGGCGAACGAGGCGGCAAAATATGCCGATCAGGTGCTGGTGGGCGACAGCGCCGCCGTGGCGCAGTACAGCCCCGAGGTGTGGGCCGCTGCCGCCGCGCAGATCGCGCAGGAAGGTGAGGCGAGTACCGTCATCATCGGGGGAAGTCGCTCGGGCCGCGAGTACGCGCCGCGTGTGGCGGTCAAGCTGGACGCGCCGTATCTGGAAGATGCCATCAGTCTGAAGGCCGACGGCGATACCCTGAGCGCCCAGCGGTACACCTACCTTGCCCGCGTGACCGAGACGGTGCAGGCATCGGGGCCGGTCATCGTGGTGACGGCCAAGCCCGGCAGTTTTGCCCCCGCCGAAGCTCTGAGCGCGGCAGGCGAGCAGTACGACATCGATCTGGAAGTGCCTGCTCCCCGCGTGACCATTACCGGAAAGACGGTCGAGAAGACCAGCCGCGTGGCTCTGTCGGAAGCCGACGTGATCGTGACGGGTGGGCGCGGCGTGGGCAACCCGGAGAACTTCGGGAAGTACGTGGAAGGGCTGGCCGACAGCATCGGGGCGGGCGTGGGCGCAACCCGCGCCGTCGTGGATGCGGGCTGGCGGCCCTACGCCGAGCAGGTGGGCCAGACCGGCAAAACCGTGCAGCCCAAAGCGTATATCGCGCTGGGTGTGAGCGGCGCGGTGCAGCACCTCTCGGGCATGGGCAAGAGCAAGTTCATCGTGGCGATCAACAAAGATGCCGAAGCGCCGATCTTCAAGGTGGCCGATTACGGCATCGTGGGCGACGTGAACGAGATCGTTCCGGCCCTGATCGCGGCGAGCAAGGGGTAA
- a CDS encoding YkgJ family cysteine cluster protein — protein MPPSSPDQSVMNAVEHAYGRYEQQAERWTEGYIRRGGTVHCQSGCVHCCNFPVRVSLAEALLTASRLSPIQLDAMRERAAEVLSNARSARSWDEFFQRHRREIGYCPLLSRDTGRCTAYEVRPTRCRDTFSALSAEYCRVGTLENLTRTEQATYQRLVKTTPGTDGLSHYIAPLEDLSEPIWDTAARAMQQQWGLEVWGDFWVLTTLTQDAGFMDAVRQGQAGRAAKRAKALKLWHEEIVEIG, from the coding sequence ATGCCCCCTTCTTCCCCAGACCAGAGTGTGATGAATGCCGTCGAGCACGCGTATGGACGCTACGAACAGCAGGCGGAGCGCTGGACCGAGGGATACATCCGGCGGGGCGGCACGGTGCACTGCCAGAGTGGCTGCGTCCACTGCTGCAATTTTCCGGTGCGCGTCAGTCTGGCCGAAGCGCTGCTGACGGCCTCGCGCCTCTCGCCCATACAGCTGGATGCCATGCGCGAACGCGCCGCCGAGGTGCTGAGCAACGCCCGCAGCGCCCGCAGCTGGGATGAATTCTTCCAGCGTCACCGCCGCGAGATCGGCTACTGTCCACTGCTGAGCCGCGATACAGGCCGCTGCACCGCCTACGAGGTGCGGCCCACCCGCTGCCGCGACACCTTCAGCGCCCTGAGCGCCGAATACTGCCGAGTCGGAACGCTGGAAAATCTGACGCGCACCGAGCAGGCCACGTATCAGCGCCTCGTCAAGACCACCCCCGGCACCGACGGCCTGAGCCACTACATCGCGCCGCTCGAAGACCTGAGCGAGCCGATCTGGGACACGGCGGCCCGCGCCATGCAGCAGCAGTGGGGGCTGGAAGTGTGGGGCGATTTCTGGGTGCTGACCACCCTGACGCAGGACGCAGGCTTTATGGACGCCGTGCGGCAGGGGCAGGCGGGGCGGGCAGCAAAACGTGCCAAAGCGCTGAAGCTCTGGCACGAAGAAATAGTGGAAATCGGGTAG